A segment of the bacterium genome:
TTCCGGACGTTCATCGCGCAGGCTCTCGGCGTCTCGGTGCAGGATGTCTCTGCGATGGTGATCGGCGCCCACAGCGATACGCACATGGTCCCGCTGAGCTCCCTCGCGACGGTCGGAGGCATCCCGCTCGCCACCCTGCTCCCCCCTGAGCAGATCGCGGCGCTCGCGGAACGCACTCGGAAGGGCGGCGCGGAGATCGTGAGCCTGCTCAAGACCGGCAGCGCGTTCTTCGCCCCCGGGGCGGCGATCACGCAGATGGTCGAAGCGATCCTGCTCGACCGAAAGCGGGTGCTGCCGCTTTCCGCGTATCTCAGCGGCCAGTACGGCGTGCGCGACCTCTACGTCGGGGTCCCGGCGGTGCTGGGCGCCGGCGGGGTCGAACGGATCCTGGACGCCCCGATGGATGCCGGCGAGCGCAAAGCGTTCGACGCTGCGGTGGCGAGCATCCGGGAGAACGTCGCGCTTCTGAAACTCTAGCCCACGCCGATGAAGCTGCATGAGTATCAGGCCAAGGAGGTCTT
Coding sequences within it:
- the mdh gene encoding malate dehydrogenase, with the protein product MGRTRAKVTIVGAGNVGHSAAQWILSHRLADVVLVDVIEGMPQGKALDLMEAEPIEGVDFRITGANGYDETAQSDIVVIVAGIARKPGMSREDLLATNAGIVRGVIEQVTKRSPAAHLIVVTNPLDVMVYLAFKVSGFPPERVMGQSGALDSTRFRTFIAQALGVSVQDVSAMVIGAHSDTHMVPLSSLATVGGIPLATLLPPEQIAALAERTRKGGAEIVSLLKTGSAFFAPGAAITQMVEAILLDRKRVLPLSAYLSGQYGVRDLYVGVPAVLGAGGVERILDAPMDAGERKAFDAAVASIRENVALLKL